The Halomicronema hongdechloris C2206 genome includes a window with the following:
- a CDS encoding energy transducer TonB — protein MFLDLLQRLHRVRYSDPPYLWPASVILAGGLHSMAFILLRTLVLLPTLPSPAPPAIPIQLLRSAPESGTASDAAPTPLPRTAAPASPSTAATPAPEIASTSPQPGSPPTPQALPTPTPTPTSRPTSPTASASASASPSAAATTPTPSSPRPSSPVPSPPPAPGPPAPASPPDPDGSPGEDTTANRVIGQLIPRDIRRNPQGQDFPDQLPQLADGATALALRPALSGCGLANLASLFTLGSGTYPLSLQLTVETDGTISNAEILSGSNQPALDQLVACTLEQTLTLQPAQTAGSPIPTDAVILEVTAALQ, from the coding sequence ATGTTTCTAGATCTGCTGCAACGGCTGCATCGAGTCCGCTACAGTGACCCTCCCTATCTCTGGCCAGCATCAGTCATCTTGGCCGGGGGGCTCCATAGCATGGCCTTCATCCTCTTACGCACCCTAGTATTATTGCCCACCTTACCCAGCCCCGCCCCCCCCGCCATTCCGATTCAGCTGCTGCGAAGCGCCCCTGAGTCTGGGACGGCGAGCGATGCAGCCCCTACGCCCCTGCCCAGGACTGCCGCGCCAGCGTCACCCTCTACCGCGGCTACCCCAGCCCCGGAGATCGCCTCGACTTCTCCCCAGCCAGGCAGCCCCCCTACCCCTCAGGCACTCCCTACGCCTACGCCTACCCCCACTTCCCGGCCCACCTCGCCCACCGCCTCCGCTTCTGCTTCTGCAAGTCCCTCTGCCGCTGCAACCACCCCCACCCCGTCGTCGCCTCGACCGTCCTCACCAGTCCCAAGCCCACCGCCTGCCCCTGGTCCGCCTGCCCCTGCCAGCCCTCCCGACCCGGATGGCTCCCCAGGGGAAGACACCACCGCCAACCGCGTCATTGGCCAGTTGATTCCCCGAGACATTCGTCGCAACCCTCAAGGACAAGACTTCCCAGACCAGCTGCCCCAGCTTGCCGATGGGGCCACTGCCTTGGCCCTACGCCCTGCCCTCAGCGGCTGTGGCCTAGCCAATCTAGCCAGCCTATTTACCCTGGGGTCAGGCACCTATCCCCTGAGCCTGCAACTTACCGTCGAGACCGACGGCACCATTTCCAATGCTGAGATTCTCTCCGGTAGCAATCAGCCCGCCCTAGATCAACTTGTTGCCTGCACCTTAGAACAAACCCTTACCCTGCAACCGGCTCAGACCGCAGGCAGCCCTATTCCCACCGATGCTGTCATCCTAGAGGTGACGGCGGCGCTACAGTAA
- a CDS encoding GNAT family N-acetyltransferase has protein sequence MTPDGSVTPRMTYRVRAARPEDIDQLTELLVTSFYPPTGWLRWAYPILRLSISEELRHRLRSPKSPYVCLTAISGDSNLPSGSDILVGTVELSRRSHWPWQIPQYGQLYVSNLAVGLRYRRRGIALRLLGACETVARDWGFDHLYLHVMEDNRDAQQLYYKAGFLLQQAESTPLSALGLQPRRLLLSKSLGSSSLAA, from the coding sequence ATGACCCCTGATGGTTCAGTCACACCAAGGATGACCTACCGGGTGCGGGCCGCCCGCCCGGAGGATATTGACCAGCTAACCGAGTTACTCGTCACCAGTTTCTATCCGCCCACAGGCTGGCTGCGTTGGGCATACCCGATATTACGGCTCAGTATCAGTGAGGAGCTCAGGCATCGGCTGCGCTCACCCAAGTCTCCTTATGTTTGCCTGACAGCCATTAGCGGCGATAGCAACCTTCCCTCGGGGAGCGATATCCTGGTGGGAACCGTCGAACTCTCTCGCCGGTCCCATTGGCCCTGGCAAATTCCCCAATATGGTCAGCTCTACGTGTCTAATTTAGCCGTAGGATTGCGATATCGCCGTCGCGGCATCGCCCTGCGCTTGCTAGGCGCCTGTGAAACCGTGGCCCGGGATTGGGGATTCGACCATCTGTACCTGCATGTCATGGAGGATAACCGGGACGCCCAACAGCTGTACTACAAGGCCGGATTTCTCCTACAGCAGGCTGAATCAACCCCCCTCTCGGCGCTGGGATTGCAACCCCGTCGCCTACTCTTGAGTAAATCTTTGGGCTCATCCTCCCTAGCGGCATAA
- a CDS encoding histidinol-phosphate transaminase, giving the protein MSLPYLRPDLLQFTAYAPHPQGNDATPPPAAIDQLDTNECPYDLPPALKQRLAWQYQQEIAANRYPDGSHGELKRAIATYVQASSGLAGITAAHISVGNGSDELIRSLLIATCLGGEGAILVSQPTFSMYAILAQTLGIPVISLERQPETFELDLEAAERAMAQAEVPVRVVFMVHPNSPTGNALTPAELHWLRHLPETVLVVVDEAYFEFSQQTTGADALRRPNWLVLRTFSKALRLAAHRVGYALAQPPLIQTLEKLRLPYNLPSMSQAAARLALAHASELLAIVPQIQAERHRLIEGLRPYPQLRVWPSQANFIYARPSQPQGLNLDTLTHRLRQQGTHIRHTGGGLRITVGSPAENQRTLARLIPWLES; this is encoded by the coding sequence ATGTCCTTGCCGTATCTTCGCCCCGATTTGCTGCAGTTCACTGCCTATGCCCCTCATCCCCAGGGCAATGATGCTACGCCACCGCCAGCAGCTATCGATCAGCTGGATACCAACGAATGCCCCTATGATCTACCGCCGGCGTTGAAGCAGAGATTGGCCTGGCAGTACCAGCAGGAAATCGCCGCCAATCGCTATCCCGACGGCAGCCATGGGGAGTTGAAACGTGCGATCGCAACCTACGTGCAAGCCAGCAGTGGCCTAGCAGGCATCACCGCCGCTCACATCTCCGTGGGCAATGGCTCCGACGAATTGATTCGATCCCTGCTGATCGCCACCTGCCTCGGCGGTGAAGGGGCCATATTAGTCAGCCAGCCCACCTTTTCCATGTACGCCATCTTGGCCCAAACCCTAGGGATTCCCGTCATCAGTCTGGAGCGGCAGCCAGAGACCTTCGAGCTAGACCTCGAGGCCGCGGAACGGGCCATGGCCCAAGCCGAAGTGCCGGTGCGGGTGGTATTCATGGTGCACCCCAACTCACCCACGGGCAATGCCCTGACCCCAGCCGAACTCCACTGGCTACGACACCTGCCGGAGACGGTGTTAGTGGTCGTCGACGAAGCCTACTTCGAATTCAGCCAGCAAACCACCGGCGCCGATGCCCTCAGACGCCCCAATTGGCTAGTGCTACGCACGTTCTCCAAGGCCCTGCGCCTGGCTGCCCATCGAGTCGGCTATGCCCTAGCCCAGCCCCCCTTGATTCAAACCCTAGAAAAGCTAAGGCTCCCCTACAATCTGCCCAGCATGTCCCAGGCTGCTGCCCGCCTAGCCCTGGCCCATGCCTCAGAGCTATTGGCCATCGTGCCCCAGATTCAGGCCGAACGGCACCGGCTGATCGAGGGCTTACGGCCTTATCCACAGTTACGGGTATGGCCCAGCCAGGCCAACTTCATCTACGCTCGCCCCAGCCAGCCTCAGGGGCTAAACTTAGACACACTGACGCACCGGCTGCGGCAACAGGGCACCCACATTCGCCACACCGGCGGCGGGTTGAGAATTACCGTCGGCAGCCCGGCAGAGAATCAGCGTACCTTGGCCCGCTTAATTCCCTGGCTGGAATCGTAA
- a CDS encoding NAD(P)/FAD-dependent oxidoreductase: protein MDQHNRCKRPAKIVIVGAGFGGFQAAQSLAGAAAEVLLIDRHDYHTFTPLLYQVATGQIEPALVTYPVRTKLRPLANVTFLQATVESVDMDHRLIASDDGLIPYDYLVLATGTRPSYHGIPGAREYAFGLKSLADAIALRHHLHQCYRQAWLTEASHQRQRLLTFVVVGGGATGVELAGALAEQMGGPWPRAFPDLAQLGQILLIQSGPRLLPEFSRSLGDYAHDRLHGLAVEVWLNTRVVSVDATGVQLSDGSFLETATVIWAAGLEAAQPTYWPSPALGGNGKLRVCPTLQLLDYPNVYGIGDVATIDHPRYSLAGVAPEALQQGVTVARSLRRQLSHRPPHRFRYRSKGRLAIIGGGSGIGRIAGVDIRGFGTWLLWLLVHLIYLPGYRNRSRLLRRWWRNYLLCHCSRRRQPRPQRINPCLASSRRSL, encoded by the coding sequence ATGGATCAGCACAATCGCTGCAAGCGGCCGGCCAAGATTGTCATTGTCGGGGCAGGATTCGGTGGATTCCAGGCGGCTCAGTCCCTGGCTGGAGCGGCTGCGGAAGTGCTCCTCATCGATCGCCATGACTACCACACGTTTACCCCCCTGCTCTATCAGGTTGCCACTGGTCAAATTGAGCCCGCGCTGGTGACTTACCCAGTGCGGACCAAGCTTCGCCCCCTGGCCAATGTTACCTTTCTGCAGGCCACGGTAGAGTCGGTTGACATGGACCACAGGCTCATCGCCAGCGATGATGGCCTGATTCCCTACGACTATTTGGTCTTGGCCACGGGCACGCGGCCGAGCTATCACGGCATCCCTGGAGCTCGGGAGTATGCCTTTGGCTTGAAGAGTCTAGCCGATGCGATCGCACTGCGCCATCACCTTCATCAGTGCTATCGACAGGCTTGGCTAACCGAGGCGAGCCACCAACGGCAGCGGTTACTGACCTTTGTGGTGGTGGGCGGCGGTGCCACTGGGGTAGAACTGGCCGGAGCCCTGGCGGAACAGATGGGGGGGCCATGGCCGCGAGCCTTCCCCGACCTGGCCCAGCTGGGTCAAATTCTGTTGATTCAATCTGGCCCCAGGTTACTGCCGGAATTTTCCCGGTCTCTGGGGGACTATGCCCATGATCGGCTCCATGGCTTGGCCGTAGAGGTATGGCTCAACACCCGGGTTGTCTCTGTCGATGCGACCGGGGTGCAGCTCTCGGATGGCAGCTTCCTAGAGACGGCTACGGTGATCTGGGCGGCTGGCCTAGAGGCGGCGCAACCCACCTACTGGCCATCGCCAGCCCTGGGAGGCAACGGCAAACTCAGAGTGTGCCCCACCCTGCAACTGCTGGACTACCCCAATGTCTATGGAATTGGTGATGTCGCCACCATTGACCATCCCCGCTACTCCCTAGCCGGCGTCGCCCCAGAAGCCCTACAGCAGGGCGTGACTGTCGCTCGTAGCCTGCGCCGCCAACTCAGTCATCGCCCCCCCCACCGCTTCCGCTATCGCAGCAAGGGCCGCCTGGCCATCATTGGCGGCGGCAGCGGTATCGGTCGCATTGCCGGTGTGGATATCAGAGGCTTTGGCACCTGGCTGCTGTGGTTACTGGTCCATCTGATTTATTTACCCGGCTACCGCAACCGCAGTCGACTGCTGCGGCGTTGGTGGCGCAACTATCTGCTCTGCCATTGCAGCCGGCGGCGGCAGCCCCGTCCCCAACGGATTAATCCCTGTCTAGCGTCATCTCGGAGGTCACTATGA
- a CDS encoding DoxX family membrane protein produces MKSHSPRLRATDISLAYGLLRLVIGINYFNHGVTRLGNIPGFMDAMASAMADAWMPEVLVRSTAALVPLVELLVGLCLILGLFTRTALVVTFILMAILMYGVTVVQNWDAAASQLIYTIVLFMLLAGEGYNRFTLTGWLRRRRQSQEMAQADLRDSPMRRINQMLSPSRPPSKYRL; encoded by the coding sequence ATGAAGTCCCACTCCCCGCGACTGCGAGCGACTGATATTTCTCTGGCCTATGGATTACTGCGCCTTGTGATCGGCATCAATTACTTCAACCACGGGGTCACACGCCTGGGCAATATCCCTGGCTTTATGGATGCTATGGCATCAGCCATGGCCGATGCCTGGATGCCAGAGGTGTTAGTGCGATCTACGGCGGCCCTGGTTCCCCTGGTGGAGCTGCTGGTGGGCCTCTGCCTGATTTTAGGGCTCTTCACCCGCACTGCCCTGGTGGTGACGTTTATCCTGATGGCTATTCTCATGTACGGGGTCACCGTCGTGCAAAACTGGGATGCAGCCGCCAGCCAATTAATCTACACCATCGTGCTGTTCATGCTGTTGGCGGGGGAGGGCTATAATCGCTTCACGCTGACTGGCTGGCTACGTCGGCGTCGTCAAAGTCAAGAGATGGCCCAGGCTGACCTTCGGGATAGCCCAATGAGGCGGATTAACCAGATGCTGAGTCCCTCCCGGCCTCCGTCCAAATATCGGCTGTAG
- the hpsJ-B gene encoding hormogonium polysaccharide biosynthesis protein HpsJ, translated as MTSDKAAGPLMSPLAAIALKLVGIVTIVSAIIDYLVLLIPPNFLDPQWQLATTTQIVDRGIVPLVGIALLLTGFWIETNVGVARRRQSLVSDLRFWACLFASLLGLVFLILTFLHVNNVRITSRSALEQVTTEATQAETQLEQRLSAELDQQRQQLNQLLENEEVLQQAIESGQLPAEIEQFRDNPAGLDAFLSERAGQARQQLQTELGTRREEAVQRVRREAWKSAIRISISSLLLAVGYIIVGWMGLRRLLTRTRSA; from the coding sequence ATGACTTCCGATAAAGCCGCCGGCCCTCTGATGTCCCCCCTGGCTGCCATTGCCCTAAAACTCGTCGGCATTGTCACCATTGTGTCAGCCATCATTGATTATCTGGTGCTGCTGATTCCCCCCAATTTTCTCGATCCGCAATGGCAACTCGCTACGACGACCCAGATCGTAGATCGTGGCATCGTTCCCCTAGTGGGGATTGCCCTGCTGCTCACGGGTTTTTGGATCGAGACTAATGTCGGGGTCGCCCGCCGTCGCCAGAGTCTAGTCAGTGATCTGCGGTTTTGGGCCTGCTTATTTGCCAGCCTTTTGGGCTTGGTGTTTTTGATCCTGACCTTCCTGCATGTGAACAATGTGCGCATTACCAGCCGCAGTGCCCTAGAGCAGGTCACCACTGAGGCTACCCAGGCAGAAACCCAGTTGGAGCAGCGACTCAGTGCTGAACTCGATCAGCAGCGGCAGCAACTCAATCAACTCTTAGAGAACGAGGAAGTTCTGCAGCAGGCAATTGAGAGTGGTCAGCTGCCGGCTGAAATTGAACAGTTTAGAGATAATCCCGCCGGCTTAGACGCATTTCTCAGCGAGCGTGCCGGTCAAGCTCGTCAGCAGCTCCAGACCGAATTGGGAACCCGCCGGGAAGAAGCCGTCCAACGGGTGCGCCGGGAAGCCTGGAAATCTGCTATTCGTATTTCCATTAGTAGTCTGTTGTTGGCAGTGGGCTATATCATCGTCGGCTGGATGGGGCTACGGCGCCTACTCACCCGTACCCGCTCTGCCTAG
- a CDS encoding SWIM zinc finger family protein produces the protein MTYSESPTAYDLQEEAWWVQQWVDLLNSYRFKKRLERGRRYAREGNILSLEFKSSKVVALVQGTAEDPYKLSIWIDPFSDEDWDYVIDSLGEKALYSAQLLAGEMPDDIESVFTSNGLNLFPFTLSDVHSRCNCPDPKNPCKHIAAVYYQLGDFFREDPFVLFQLRGRTRDQILESLRQQRRQQSKSVVASDGQPAEQEPSAPEPLQMPPIHLGDYWRYDAPLDPSLVVITAAETTVLDVLGKLPFPAEEATFASAYFKALYPAVAQQAMMTALS, from the coding sequence ATGACCTACTCCGAAAGTCCAACCGCCTACGATTTGCAGGAAGAAGCCTGGTGGGTACAGCAGTGGGTCGACCTGCTCAATTCCTACCGCTTCAAAAAACGACTGGAGCGAGGTCGCCGCTATGCTCGGGAAGGAAATATCCTCAGCCTCGAATTTAAGAGTTCGAAGGTGGTGGCCCTGGTGCAAGGGACGGCTGAAGATCCCTACAAACTCTCCATCTGGATCGATCCCTTCAGCGATGAAGACTGGGACTATGTGATTGACAGCCTCGGTGAAAAGGCCCTGTACTCGGCCCAACTGTTGGCCGGGGAGATGCCAGACGACATTGAGTCCGTATTCACCAGCAATGGTCTCAATCTATTTCCGTTTACTCTGTCGGATGTCCATTCCCGCTGCAACTGCCCGGATCCGAAGAATCCTTGTAAGCATATCGCCGCCGTCTATTATCAATTGGGCGACTTCTTCCGGGAAGACCCCTTCGTGCTGTTTCAGCTGCGGGGGCGGACCCGCGACCAGATTCTAGAATCCCTACGACAGCAGCGGCGGCAGCAGAGCAAGTCTGTTGTTGCCAGTGATGGCCAGCCCGCCGAGCAGGAACCGTCAGCCCCAGAGCCCCTGCAAATGCCCCCCATCCATCTCGGCGACTATTGGCGCTACGATGCCCCCCTAGATCCGTCCCTAGTGGTCATCACCGCCGCTGAGACAACCGTCTTGGATGTGCTGGGCAAGCTGCCCTTCCCAGCGGAGGAGGCTACCTTTGCCAGTGCCTACTTCAAAGCCCTATATCCAGCCGTGGCCCAACAAGCCATGATGACTGCCTTGAGCTAG
- a CDS encoding 5-formyltetrahydrofolate cyclo-ligase has protein sequence MTAESTSQNAIQTAKADLRRRLLNARQAIPPPLWRQKSDRICQHLQSWPYFHQARVVLSYCSIRQEPDLSPLFQHQRPLGLPRCVGREMAWHYWSPTSMPLQRGTYGIPEPHPQLPPVDPALVDLILVPAVACDARGYRLGYGGGYYDRMLSTPPWHTVPTIGIVFEYARLPSLPKNAWDKPLYGVCSESGLFLKD, from the coding sequence ATGACTGCTGAGTCGACTTCCCAGAATGCCATCCAAACCGCTAAGGCTGACTTGCGGCGGCGGCTGCTCAATGCTCGCCAGGCCATCCCGCCGCCGCTGTGGCGGCAAAAAAGCGATCGCATCTGCCAACACCTACAAAGCTGGCCCTATTTCCATCAGGCCCGAGTAGTCCTAAGCTATTGCAGCATTCGCCAAGAACCCGATCTTAGCCCCCTGTTTCAGCACCAACGCCCCCTGGGGCTGCCTCGCTGTGTCGGTCGGGAGATGGCCTGGCATTATTGGAGTCCCACTTCCATGCCACTGCAACGGGGCACCTATGGCATTCCAGAACCCCATCCCCAGTTGCCACCGGTAGACCCGGCTCTAGTGGATCTGATCCTGGTGCCGGCCGTCGCCTGCGATGCCCGGGGCTATCGCCTGGGCTATGGCGGCGGCTATTACGATCGCATGCTCAGCACCCCGCCCTGGCATACGGTTCCCACCATTGGTATCGTGTTCGAATATGCCCGCCTGCCCAGCCTGCCCAAAAATGCCTGGGACAAGCCCCTATACGGAGTGTGCAGCGAAAGTGGCCTGTTCCTGAAAGATTAA
- a CDS encoding helix-hairpin-helix domain-containing protein, with amino-acid sequence MRRLYRFIGILGGILVLASCVLVRPVLAASAAGELPPLTLELLQQRLEAPLQRDGRSVIDLRRFTIDLRADNGDFANRFYRLLQQPLQRGSKVLGLDLSHSHILGDLDLQQLGLREPLYGEALFPLLTAEEQAQLKRDRTRLNRLTQLSRSLLIQDQSTAQQIFIFRGPLLLVQTHVTGRVNATDTFFLRRVSAQGATFEQAFYGTDARFSQEVRFTSARFLEEARFRNSLFFDQVRFDQAQFQGIVNFQGVSFKASSRFNQASFADEANFSRINWQENADFAQSLWQGTASFLKDTFTQALFLTEARFEGPLILRQARFSQPVNLRGAMLNNQADFGDATFLKGVYINVAGLEFNAEQAEILGSPGQIGQVLSVPSLSGNETLLRNLVRNFRQLEQISDANQIEFMAEQLRLRAWHKQLVGLNINTASSRQLQEVGFSSSQADAILDQRQQQPFLSATDLLSLESVDLAAYLKVRDRILTSKPLSWSNRVQLGLGWLWLGMLILLSHYGTSVGLTLGGGLVAIAFFALMFWLLDRYRRRLPQPILPPLEETGWMLGSFALLVLAGLSTILRLGQQPGLALLCLAGLTLPVPLGLLTIIYRRGRYHDDMDISYFVEDGGMRQLRLLIARLPIMPKFAFFRDRYTPILLDRRWNWLNYYDFSLNNWLRFGFNDIRMRDRHMPGLITALVWYQWTLGLFYVALLLWTLSRTIPGLNLLLYF; translated from the coding sequence TTGCGACGGCTATATCGATTCATTGGCATCCTTGGCGGCATCTTGGTCCTGGCCAGTTGTGTGCTGGTGAGGCCAGTGCTAGCAGCATCGGCTGCCGGGGAGTTGCCGCCCCTCACCCTAGAGCTCCTGCAACAGCGGTTAGAGGCCCCGTTGCAGCGAGATGGTCGCTCGGTGATCGATCTACGACGCTTTACCATCGATCTGCGGGCCGACAACGGGGATTTTGCCAACCGCTTCTATCGTCTACTGCAGCAGCCTTTACAGCGGGGCAGCAAGGTCTTGGGATTAGATCTGAGCCATTCCCATATCCTGGGCGATCTAGATCTGCAACAGCTAGGGCTCCGGGAACCCCTCTACGGCGAGGCTCTATTTCCATTGCTGACGGCAGAAGAGCAGGCTCAGCTCAAACGCGATCGCACCCGTCTGAACCGCCTGACTCAACTGTCCCGCTCCCTGCTGATTCAAGACCAATCCACGGCCCAGCAGATCTTCATTTTTCGCGGGCCGCTGCTGCTGGTGCAAACCCACGTGACGGGTCGGGTCAATGCCACCGATACCTTTTTTCTGCGCCGGGTCAGTGCCCAGGGAGCGACGTTTGAGCAGGCCTTCTATGGCACCGACGCCCGCTTTAGCCAGGAGGTACGCTTCACCTCGGCCCGATTTCTAGAGGAGGCTCGCTTTCGCAACAGCCTATTCTTCGATCAGGTTCGCTTCGACCAGGCCCAGTTCCAGGGGATCGTCAATTTCCAGGGAGTGAGCTTTAAGGCCTCCAGTCGCTTCAATCAAGCCAGCTTTGCCGATGAGGCCAACTTCAGCCGCATTAATTGGCAGGAAAATGCCGACTTTGCCCAGAGCCTCTGGCAGGGCACCGCTTCCTTCTTGAAGGACACCTTTACCCAGGCCCTGTTTCTCACCGAGGCCCGCTTCGAAGGCCCATTAATTCTGCGTCAGGCCCGCTTCAGCCAGCCGGTTAACCTACGTGGAGCCATGCTGAACAATCAGGCTGATTTTGGCGATGCCACCTTCCTCAAGGGAGTCTATATCAATGTTGCCGGCCTAGAGTTTAATGCCGAACAAGCCGAAATTCTGGGCAGCCCTGGGCAAATCGGCCAGGTGCTGTCGGTGCCCTCCCTCAGCGGCAATGAGACCCTGCTGCGTAACTTGGTGCGTAATTTTCGGCAGCTGGAGCAGATTTCTGACGCCAACCAGATCGAATTCATGGCCGAACAGCTGCGCCTGCGCGCCTGGCATAAACAGTTGGTAGGCCTCAATATCAATACGGCTTCATCCAGGCAACTCCAGGAAGTCGGCTTTTCGTCCAGCCAGGCCGATGCCATCCTGGACCAGCGGCAGCAACAGCCCTTTCTCAGCGCCACTGACCTGCTGAGCCTAGAGTCGGTGGACCTAGCCGCCTACTTGAAAGTTCGCGATCGCATCTTAACCAGCAAACCCCTCTCCTGGAGTAACCGAGTACAGCTGGGCCTGGGCTGGCTGTGGTTAGGCATGCTGATCCTCTTGAGCCATTATGGCACCAGCGTCGGCCTCACCCTGGGGGGCGGTTTGGTAGCCATTGCCTTCTTTGCCCTGATGTTCTGGCTGCTAGATCGCTATCGCCGCCGCCTGCCCCAACCCATCTTGCCTCCCCTGGAGGAGACCGGTTGGATGCTCGGTAGTTTCGCCCTGCTGGTATTAGCTGGCCTCAGCACCATCTTGCGATTGGGACAGCAGCCGGGGCTCGCCCTGCTTTGTCTGGCCGGTCTGACCCTGCCAGTGCCCCTAGGCCTGCTGACGATCATCTATCGGCGAGGACGCTACCATGACGACATGGACATCAGTTACTTCGTCGAAGATGGCGGCATGCGGCAACTGCGGCTGCTGATTGCCCGGTTGCCAATCATGCCCAAGTTTGCCTTTTTCCGCGATCGCTACACCCCGATTCTGCTAGATCGCCGCTGGAACTGGCTCAACTACTACGATTTCAGTCTGAATAACTGGCTGCGGTTTGGCTTTAATGATATTCGCATGCGCGACCGGCACATGCCCGGCCTGATTACCGCCCTAGTGTGGTATCAGTGGACTTTAGGTCTGTTTTATGTAGCCCTGCTACTGTGGACCCTATCGCGCACCATTCCGGGGCTTAACCTGCTGCTGTACTTCTAG
- a CDS encoding phosphoadenylyl-sulfate reductase, with product MASPTLHQPIEQQAPRLDLDALNRTYADANASSLVAWGAKTFGSGLVMSTSFGIQSAVMLHLVTQIVPDIPVIWVDTGYLPAETYRFAEDLTQRLHLNLHVYQSHLSPARMEALYGRLWEQQDVDALNRYDQIRKVEPMQRALRELQATAWLAGLRADQTQHRQTLNRIETQAGLYKLLPILHWNAKDVYDYLTAHDLPYHPLFDQGYVSVGDWHSSRPLMANDDHERSTRFKGLKQECGLHLPKTPEEAESLNSSSL from the coding sequence ATGGCAAGTCCGACGCTTCATCAGCCCATTGAGCAGCAAGCTCCCCGGCTGGATCTGGATGCCCTCAATCGAACCTACGCTGACGCTAACGCCTCATCCCTAGTGGCATGGGGAGCCAAGACCTTTGGTTCAGGGTTGGTGATGAGTACCAGTTTTGGCATCCAGTCTGCGGTGATGTTGCACTTGGTCACCCAGATAGTGCCCGATATTCCAGTGATCTGGGTCGACACCGGCTACCTACCGGCAGAGACCTATCGCTTCGCCGAAGACTTAACCCAACGGTTACACCTCAACCTCCATGTCTATCAGTCTCACCTCAGCCCCGCCCGCATGGAAGCCCTCTATGGCCGCCTCTGGGAACAGCAGGATGTGGACGCCTTGAACCGCTACGATCAGATTCGTAAGGTCGAGCCCATGCAGCGCGCCCTGAGAGAGCTGCAGGCCACCGCTTGGCTGGCGGGCTTGCGGGCCGACCAAACCCAGCACCGCCAAACCCTAAACCGCATCGAGACCCAAGCCGGGCTGTACAAGTTGCTGCCGATCCTGCATTGGAATGCCAAAGACGTGTATGACTATCTCACCGCCCATGACTTGCCCTATCATCCCCTGTTCGATCAGGGCTATGTTTCGGTGGGAGACTGGCATTCGAGTCGGCCGCTGATGGCCAACGACGACCACGAACGCAGCACCCGCTTTAAGGGGCTGAAGCAGGAATGTGGCCTGCATCTGCCTAAAACACCGGAAGAAGCCGAGAGCTTAAATTCCAGTTCTCTATAA